In Flammeovirgaceae bacterium, the sequence AGTAGCCTTGCCAGTAGGTTTAGACTTAAGGAAGCTTTTAAAAAAATTGCTTTGCATGGGCTTCTGCTGCTTTTTTTAGCCTTTTCGGCTCACGTTGAATATAGGTATGTTTCCTGCCGGACGGTCGTTTCACAAGTTTCACCGGCTACTCTTGCCCCTACTGACAGATCGTATCCTGGTAATTCTGGTGTTAACTTACCGATGGAAGCAGAATCGCTTCCAGGTGAGCGCGATGACGCAGATGAAAAGGGTCCTTTTGATCCTACTGAGGATGCAGCTTTTAGATTGCCGCGTTATGCAGCATCAATTCAACTTACACACCTTCATGATGCTTCCAATCTTAGTCGGCATCTGCATCGGTCCTTATTTAACCGACCTGTTATTTCTCTTATAATTCTTAATTGTTGCTGGAAAAATTTCTTTAAGCAACTGTAACGCTGTGCTTGTGCCCTTATAAGAGGGCAAATTTTAAACACAGGTACTGTACTCCATCCGGTACAACCGCATCAACACAAAATCAACATTTTAATAACATTACAATGAAGAGAACAATCATTCTCGGTATGTTGGCAACTTCACTCATTTGGACTGGGTGCCTGCATCATGAACATGAGGAGAAAGAGCCTCAACTATTTACTGTTTCTAAATCAATTAAAAAAGATACTGTTATTTTTAAGGAGTATGTTTCTCAGATCAGGGCTATTCAACACATTGAACTACGGGCACTTGAGAGAGGCTATCTGCAACAAATATATGTGGATGAAGGTCAATCCGTAAAAAAGGGGCAACTACTCTTTCAGATTCTGCCGGTTATCTACAATGCAGAAATGAAAAAGGCACAGGCCGAGGTATCGTTTGCCGGAATAGAATATCTAAATACAAAAGCATTGGCCGACAGCAATATTGTTTCGCAAAATGAGCTTGCACTGGCGAAGGCAAAATTAGAGAAGGCTCGTGCAGAGTTAACATTGGCACAAGCGCATTTAGGGTTTACGCAAATCCGCGCACCATTTGATGGAATTGTGGGTCGCTTTAATGATATAAGGCTGGGTAGCCTTGTGGATGAAGGTGAGTTGCTCACCACACTTTCGGATAACAGTAAAATGTGGGTTTATTTCAATGTGCCGGAGGCAGAATACCTGGAGTATGCTTCACGTCCTAAATCCGAAAGCCCCCTCCGGGTAAAGTTGCAACTCGCCAACAACCAACTTTTTCATGAAGAAGGAATAGTAGAGACCATTGAGGCCGACTTTAACA encodes:
- a CDS encoding efflux RND transporter periplasmic adaptor subunit encodes the protein MKRTIILGMLATSLIWTGCLHHEHEEKEPQLFTVSKSIKKDTVIFKEYVSQIRAIQHIELRALERGYLQQIYVDEGQSVKKGQLLFQILPVIYNAEMKKAQAEVSFAGIEYLNTKALADSNIVSQNELALAKAKLEKARAELTLAQAHLGFTQIRAPFDGIVGRFNDIRLGSLVDEGELLTTLSDNSKMWVYFNVPEAEYLEYASRPKSESPLRVKLQLANNQLFHEEGIVETIEADFNNETGNIAFRATFKNPNGLLRSGETGNILMPIYLNDVLVIPQKATFEVLDKKFVFVAGADSIVRSREIRIGAEMPHLYTVIDGLQETDMILVEGLRKVKNGQKISYKFHDLQKIIAELRNLRAE